CGGGCAAACTCGAAATTTCTTTCAAGGCCGCAGGAATACTAAAGCCCGCTGATGTAATCTTGATGATACGCCCTTGTGTTTGGGCATCAGCAATGGCCGACTCAATATCGGCATGTGTGGGTTGTGCCACTGTTATAGCGGTTGCAATGAAAAAATGCTTGCCATCATGGCGAGGTTTAAATACTTCGCTGGATGGCTTGACAGGTTTATCACTGCCAAATGCAAAAAAAACAGTGCCAAAGCACATGAGTAAGAGGTGGATAAATATTCGCATAAACGGTCCGCCCTTGCGGTTGTTTTGGTTGTTAATCAAGTGGGTATTTCAATACCAAAAATATATTTTCAAAATTGCGGTTAGTACGGTGATACTTTTGCTGAAACAAATGGTTTTTCGGTTTAATCTTTTTAAATTCTTACGTAAATCTAAATTGACACGCTCAACATGATTTGTACTATATTGCTTCGTACTATGGATTTTGTTGTTTATCAAATACCGATAATTTTTGAGTTTATCAGTGAAAATTTTCTTTGGTTTAGCCAGTTCTATGGTTTTTATGACTGTATTTAAGGTTTTATTAGTACGGCTACCGATATTAAAAGTCACTATCTTTTTGGTGCTTCGCTCCAATGCCAATACAATCCAAATAGGTTTATCTTTCTTTTTGATATAGGTTCTGAGTTCATCGACTTCAAATTCTTTTCCTTTTACGATGGCTGGATGCTCGATTATTGCCGCAATTTTGCGAATACGCCCCAAAACAGTGCTTGCTGAAATGCTTAAAAGCCTGGCTATTGAGCGAATACCACAGCCTTCTTTTATCAGTGCAACAATATTGGGGCTGGTGTTTGGCTCACAAGCCTTGTAGGTATATTTTAACTGAAATCTTTTGTTACATTCTTTACACTTGTACTGCTGTTTACCCAATATTTTGCCATTTTTCAAAGTACTACCACTACATTTTGGACATCTGATAGGCTCATCCCCCAATCTGTAACACGAATGCTCTAAGGATGCCATAAAATCTGTTTTTATTGGTGAATTTCTAATTCTATTATTTAATCATTGATTTTATTGTCTTGAAATACTTTGTTTTAATGCTCAATTTTCTCTAAAATACTCATCCCCAAATTTGGAACATTGCCGGTTCATCCCCAAATCTGTAACACGAATGCTCTAAGGATGCCATAAAATCTGTTTTTATTGGTGAATTTCTAATTCTATTATTTAATCATTGATTTTATTGTCTTGAAATACTTTGTTTTAATGCTCAATTTTCTCTAAAATACTCATCCCCAAATTTGGAACATTGCCCTTGCAGGAACTGGGTAATTAGTATTTGCAGATGGATTATAGGCTCTATTATAACTTTGCACCACATTATCACCATCAATATTCTTCTGAATAGTTACCAAATCATGAGTAACACCCTCTGTTTTAATTACAAAAGGTTCAGTATCCTAACTTTATAGCTTCTTCTTCTGTAATTAAACCATCAATAAATTTTTCAAAAGAACTGCAAACAAATTCTAATGTATCTTCATCTCCGCTATCAAACTTATTTAACCAGACTTGACCAAATGTGTCGGGATTAATTGAGTAATTATAATCCCAACCACCTGAGTCTATGCCGAATGGAATAAAACCAACAATATCATAAAACAAATGACCTTCATATATTTTTTTTATTGATGCTTTATTTTCATTATCCAAATACAGGAATTGATTAATGCTGTCAAAAATACCTGATTCTCGTCTATAAACTTTTTGAATAGTTTGTTTTCCCTCGTACAGAACTATAAATTGTTTCAATCCATTCGGAATATTTATCGAATATAAAGTTTCAATTGAACTAAACCTTTCTTTAGTATTTAGGGATAAAATAATTTCTAATTGCTTCATATCTAAAATTTATTGATTATACCATAAATTATTGGGGGCATTTGAGCTATCTATGAAATATGATTTCCATTGAGCTACCGAGCCACTATGTGCCATACCCGAAATACCTGTATGAACATCACTCCTTACCAATTGCATTGTACACCACACATCTCCATTAACATCAACCTCAAAATCATCAAAATGATGCCATACATAATCCGTGGGAGCATCTAATCCTGTTAAGCCAGCTTCAATATTTGCCCTGTGAAAATCACCATCTGTACCTCGTCTTTTTCCCGACATTTTTATTCTAACAACAGGCGATTTACCTTGTGGCAATAGATTTTGTGGATATAAATATCGGTTACTTGGATTCCCTGCCATATCTTTTGTATAATCAGGAACCAATCGATTAGAACTTACTCCAACATCAATATTAGTATTCGCATTAGGGTTATATGCTCTACTATAAGTATCAATAGAATGCTCACCCCTTATATTCTTCTGAATAGTTACCAAATCATGAGTAACACCATCTGTTTTAATTACAAAAGTCATCCTACCTTGCGAATCTTCCAAAGTTTCGATGATAGTTTTTGTTTTATTTACTCCTAAATCATCTAATTTTTTTGTTAAGGCATCGGCTATTGCTTCTGCTGCATCATCTCCTACTTTTGTGCCATACTTTAATGTTGTTTTATTTTTTATAACCCAATCATTAAACTTCATGTGCCCTACTAAATCAAGCCCCTTCACACACCAACCATTACTCGGTGCAGTAGCAATGCCCATCGCTCCAACACCATACGCCTCAACACCATCAAGCATTAAACCCTCCACTATGGTAGGTTCTTTTACTATAAAGGCACTATCTACTGGTACAAAACTTTGTAAAGCTAAGCTAAACAATAAAGTGCCTTTTCTGATAGCACTTGCCATTACTTTGCCTGTTTTGCCTATAAACTCATGCTCGGTTGTACTTTTTATGACCTCCCCATTGAACCAAATTTTGGTTATTTCGGCTACTTTTTTAGATGTTTTACCCCATACGTTGCGTGTGCCAATGCTACCATCTTTTTCAAGCGTTTGTACGGTGGCGAGGGGTTGTAGGTTTTCTAATGTAGCATTAGTACCAAAAACAGCGGTATTTTGTGCCAAGCATGAGCCACATATTTTAACCAACTTGTCATCTACTTTTTCATAAATATTTTCAATCTGCTCATCGGCTTGCTTTACTACAATTTGCTCAATATCGCCAATATCATCATAGTCTATTTTTTTGCCTGCTTTAAATAAAGCAACAATATTTAAATTTTCGCCCAAACCTGCTACTTTACTCGCCAAACGGCCTGCTAATTTGCTCGTAATTTGAGGCAGTTTTTTTGCTAAATAAAGCCCTCCTGTAATTACGGCAGGGGCAACCATTGCAGTAAGCTCGCCACTGGTCCAGTAGTTGGCATCGGTAATGTAATAGCTATAGAAAAACGAAATGGCGTTTGATACAAATTCTACACTTTCTTTGGTTGGTTTTACGGGCGGTATAATCTTATAAATATCTTCGCCGCTCCAAGTACTTGGGGCTTTCTGATATACTTCGTATAACTCTTTAGGGTAATTGAGATACTCGGTGGCTATGCTTGTAGTGGCAGCCTTTGCCATGGTTATAATCCCTGAAGCCATCTCTACAAAATCCAAATCCTCAATAACCGAATGAACAAACCCTGCCACAAATGCTTCAGCTTCGGATGCTCCCGCTTTCAGTGTGCAGGTTTCTTTGTTGGTGGCATCTTTGGTGCAAGTATAGTACTTTTCTTTGGCAACTCGGCATTTTAGAATCGCAAAGAACCAATTGTAATAATAGGTTGATGTACTCGCAATTATTTTATCCCACTTGCCAAGAGTTTTGAAGCTATCAGAGCTTTGTACGTCCTTCATCTTTCGGGTGATGTAGTCTTTTTCGCAAGTTCCAATTTCACCGCCACCAAAGGCAAATAAATACACTCCCTCAAATTCAAAGACTTCTAAGGTCTGCAAACCTTTCTCTTGTGCTTCAATTTTCATTTTTTCAATATCCGCACTATTCACAGCCACCAACGTAACCTTGAGCAGCTCACCAAGTTTGCTATTGAGAGTGTTGGTGAGTTTATTGAGGTTTTCTGCCTTATCGGCACTTAGGCTTGTGTTGTTATTCTTAAAACCATCTTTATTGACATAGTTGGTAGGATTACAAGCGTTTTGGTCGGTATAATAGGCTTTTTCGGCTATATCGCCCGCAATGTCGGGGCTAATTTTAATTAGCGATTGGTCACCCGTTGGATTAAAAGTATATTTTACACTAATTTTTTGAATACCACAGCCGTTAGCATCCTTAAATTTCTTGAAATAGAAAGCATCGGTTTCGCCCGAAGTAGTTTCATAAATATCTTTTAGATAGACTTCGGGGCATAATGGTACTTTTCGGTAGCCAACAAATGATTGGTTGATATAGCCTCTGATTTCGGCAAAATAGATGCTGCCGTTCCACTTAAAGCCTTGTAGTGTACCAGCAGGAGGAAGCCCCCAAGTACCAGTAAAGCGTAATTGTATAGGCACTGCTCCAGCGGGTAATCTAACTGCCCGACCATCAGGGGCAATGTAAAGACCATTTACAGTAATATTTGCCCTTGAGTTAGTTAGAAGTTCATTTGCCGAATTATTTGTTCTTGCATTCCCCAAAGGAATGATAGTGAGTTCGATTTCTTGGGGTGGTGCTTCAAAAGCTTTTTCTTCAATGGTTACACTAGTATTCCCCTTCTCTTCTTTTGCATCCTTCACATAGAAAGTATATTTTCCAACCACCAAAGCTTCAAAAGTATCTGAACTTTGGAAGGTTGTGCCATCTTTACTATACTGATAAGGTGGCGTTCCACCCGTAGCACTTAGTTTTACACTACCATTATTTAAATCACACGAGGCATTGGTAGTAGTGGCGGTAAGCGTAAGTGGCGGAATTGCTAAAGGAAGTAGTGTGTTTGCCACAGTGCTATAAGTTGGCAAAATATTAAAATTAAATTCGCTTGTACAAACATTTCCAGTAATAGAAATTGTGAGTTGTTGCACCAAGTTTTCAATACTTTTATCATTCACAAAGCCTTGTGCCAATGTAGTAAGGTCAGTCGGGAAAACAAGCGTATTTAATTTTGGATTTGTTTTTAAGGTTTTTATTAGTTGTTCTAAAAACTCTTTTACACTTGCGGTCGTATAATTTCCGTTGGCATCTTTGCCTACGGCGGTTTGAGTGATAATGTCGCTTATCAATGGTTTCAAGAAAATCGACATTCCTTTATTGAGAGCGATATTGCATGAATTACAAGTGGTACATTCGGCGGCGGCACTTTCGTCGGCTATGATGGCAGCGTAGGTTATGGAATTATCTACAATAGGAGTGGCTGTTGTTTGTTGGGTAATAGTACGAGCATTTGCACTACTTGGCGGAGACATAAGATTAATTGTTCTTACACAATCGCTATTGTTAATTCTACAAAATGCCCTGATATAATCTTTGTCGCTTATGATAGAACCATCATAAATGATATTCCCATCCATATCTTTCCATGTAAGATTTTCAACAGGACAGCCCACCGTAAAGATTGTACGAGATTGGTTTAGTCTATTATAAAAAATTGTCTTTTTTTCTGAAGAACCAATAGCCGATACACTACTTGGGTCAACAATGGTTGCAGTAAAATCTTCACAAAAGCCCTCTAACGTAATACTTTTGCTACATTGAGGTCTGGTGCAGCTCAAGGAATAGGTAGTTAGTTCAGCAGGAATGTTGACTTCAAACGTATAAGAGCTTTGGAGGCGTCCTCCCCATATAACTTGACCAACACAATTATGTACAGTTACAATTTTCTTTGTTTTATCAAAATTATCTTTTATTTCATAATAGAAATTACCTTCACGATTAACAATATTATTGCATGTTAAAACATTGATTGCAACAGCATTTGAAGTACAGTAATTAGTACCATCATCACAAATGGCATAATAGGTGGAGTTTGATGATGGTCTAACAAGATTTGACCCTGATGAAAAAGATACTGTACCACTGCAATTACCACTGGTTGATAATGTAATAGGTTTTGTATCTGATTCAGTGTAGTAATAATCAGAAGCAGAAAGCTTAAAATCATTTGTACACGGTTTGAGAATAAAAGAAGGCTTCACAACAGCACATTGAATGTTTGTAAAACCATCTGCTTCGCAAGTAGCTTTGTATGTTTTTTCTGTTTGTGCTTTAACAGTTATTGTGTTAGTTGTTTCTCCTGTATCCCACTTTATTGTCCCTGTGCAATTATTAGCGGTAAATGTTACATTACTGTATTTATCAGCAGTGACAGAATAAGGTGATATTGTAAATGTTGGACATTGTACGGCCTTGGGTGCAATGAATACTGTAATTGCCTTAGCACATTTGGTGGTTGAGCAGGTGGCTGTATAGGTTGTGGTAGCATCTAATGATTTTATTTCGATGGTTGCCCCATTTCCTAAACCTTTATCCCATTTTACTTCTCCCGAACATCCAATCGCACTCAGAGCCACATTATTGTAGCTATCTTGTTTGCTGCTAACTTTAAAGTTATTACAATTAGGCGGAACAAAAGTTACAGTTGAAGATGCAGAACATTGGCGGGTTTCATCAATCTTACAGGTAATACTATATTTTTGGGCTTCGGTAGTTGGTATCACAGATATGCTCGTACCAGTACTACCATTCGACCAAGTTAAAGTACCTAAACATTCGCTTGCTTTTAATGTAACAGGGTCGGTGTTTTCAAAGATTTCGTTGAATGGACTAATTACAAATTTATTGCAATCGAGCTCAATCACATCAATTTTGATTACCGCTCTTACAGTATTACATTTTGATTCGTTTGGCGTACAAGTAACTGCATAATTCGTTTTTTCAGAGGGGCTAACGACTAACTGTCTATTGCTTTGTCCACTATGCTCCCATTTAATTGTGCCATTTGAACAACCTACAATGGTAAGAGGAAGACTGGTGCCTTTTATTATTTTTTTTGAAGTGGACGTTATTTCTAAATTTTCAAATATGCAGTCTTTCGAAGATTTTAATAAATAATTATCGTAGCAAGTTTTTATAACCCCGTTAACATTCTTGACGCATTTTGCATAAAAAGTAATAGGGGTTGTTCCAAGACCATTAATTTCAAAGTTATTATTTTGGTAGTCATAAGTTGGGGTACACTTTTCGCAAGCATCCCAATAAACATTTCCTCCTTCACATCCACTGACAGTAAAATTAGCTTGCCAGAAACTACCATATTCATAAATAGGGTCATTGATTTTAAAGCTTATATCTGAGCAATCAGTACTTGTTACACTAATAGTGACAGATTTAGAGCAATCTAATGTTTTACAATAGGCAGTATATGTCCTTTCTCCACTTGGTTTTGCTGTATATTTTTTACCGCGTAAATTTATATATGGTGTATCCGACCACTCTACATCATCATTTGGGCAACCACTGGCTGTCAGGGTGACAGATTGGCCTAATTCTATTGTATTAGAAGAAGAGGTTAAAATAAACCGTCCACATTTAATGTCAATTATTCCATTTACCGATGTATCATATTTGGGGACATAAATGCTGTACGAATAAATATCTCCTGATATTAGTTTACCGATATTAACCTTGGTATCATTTGACCTTACGAAATAATGCTTCTCATTACCGTTTTTATCTTTGATTGTTACATCTATTGTATAACCGTATTCTTTTGGATAATCCCATTCAAGTAAAACAGTGCCATCTGATTGTAAGCTGTACCTTACATTGGTAGGAGTAGGATTGGAAGACTTTTGAGTATCAAATAATCCTATCCCATATTTATCTACCATTTTATCACCCACATAGCCCTCAATTGTGAAACCATATTTACTTTTCTGGAGTAGATTTTTGAGATGTAAACGATTCCCAGTAACGGTTTCTATCAATTCCCCACCATCAGCGGTTTTGTAACTAATTACATATTTCGTAAAACGAGGGTCGCCTTGCCAAGTGAGAGTGGCATCGTTATAGCCAATATTGGTGGCCAATACATTTTGTATTTTTGGTGGTTTAGGGGTATTTTCTTGCTGTAACGCCTTGATTTTCTCAATAATGACATCTACTTTAGCCTTTAATGCAGGAATAGTCGGGTAACTTGTTCCAAACTCAATGGTTTGTTTGTCGGCATTGAGTTGGGTCAAGATGGCGGTCATATCGCCCAGAATTTCGGCTATTTTTGGGTCAGTTTTGCCCGAACCAAATACCTCCGAAAACTTCTCTTTCCAAGTACCAATGGCTACTTCTACACCTTTGGTATAAGTCAATAAATCTTGTTTTTCTTGTGGCGTAGCCGTTCCTTTAATTGCTATTTCGTCACCCTTTTCTTGGTATTTTTTTATGGCCACCTCTAAATCACCATGAAAAACGATAGGTTCGGTGAGTTTGATAATATCGGCAATGGTTCTGACTTGCTCATTTTGTAAGTCAGCTTGGCTGATTGGGCGAGTGCGGAAATAATCCCCCACCTCATAGACACAGCCGCCTTGTGTACCTGCTTCACCTTTTTTTGCCTTGATTCCAGCAAACTCCACCGCCATGAAAGTATTTTCAAGGAAGGGTAATCGGACAAGCCCCTTGCCAGAAAAGGGACTACTTCCATTGGTTGCAGTTACTAAAACAGCATAGTCGTAAATACCCAGTACATCGCCTATCGCAAGAGCATCTAATTCAATTGTACCTGTAATAGCACGAGGCTTTGGGTGTTCGGGGCTACATTCAGCATAAGCATCGGCATCCGTCACACATTTGGGTTTAATGATTTTGTTGAAAATGCCCTCTAAAGTCTCCACTGGTCTTGTCGTACCGTCGGCGTTGAGTGTTACGCCAATGGTGTAAGGGTCAAGAATGGCTGGGTCAAGTTCTTCCACTTCTTCATCAAACTCTGAATCATCAATTTTAAATGTGACAGGGTCAGTACTGGCATCACCCGAAGGAAGCAAATCTCCTGCACTGAGGGCGGTCATGGTGTTGGTATTATCTCCACAAGCCGAACTGAGTTTAAACTCATATTCTGTTTTATCTTTTAATCCACTAATAACTGCATTGTTATTATTCAAAGGCAATGAGTTCCAAACCGTTGTGCCTTCCTGCTTATACCAAGCCGTAATAGGATAAGTCTCGGCATCTTCGGCAGTGGCTTCACAAGTGATTTGCACTCTTCCTTTACCGATTGGGTTAATTACCATACCTTCGGGGGCTACGCAGGGCTTGCCGTAGCTAAAAGTAACCACTTGACTTTTTCCCTCATTTTCGTACTCATCGGCTCCATTGGCATCTCTTTCTTGCACCTGTACGGCATAGCGTTTTCCTTTCTCCAGCGGAATATTCCCTGCTCCATAATTAAAATAAGGATTGGTAGTGGTAATTTCAATTGGCTGAATTCCGCTATTGGCAACTACATTGGGGTCATCATCGCCGCTGAGGGGGTAGATTCTAAGTTTATAGGTTTTTCCTTGGGCGGCATTCAACGATGCCGTGCTGCGGCTCGTCCAAGAAAACAAAACATTTTGAGGAGTTGTAACGGGCAGAATCGCTCCATCCTGCGGAATATTGATGATAGGCGGATAGTTTTTGAATACATTCATCAAGGCCATACCCGTATTAGATACTTGTCTGTTTCGGTCAACTTCGTAGGCTTCTACTGTCCAAGTGTAGAGTCCTTCAGGCAAACGTCCACCATTATACAAAGCACTAATATCCACGCCATCCACAACTAAATTCGAGATATTGAAATACTCGGCTAAATCACTGGTGGTCAGCATTCTTGGTTGTCCAGGGATTAGTGTCAAGGTCTGATTTGGAATAAAGCCATCTACGGTACGAATATCAATCCCAACGCCCGACAAACGGATTTTTAGATACACATCCACCGACGGTTTAGTGAGGTCTTTGAGCAATAAATGCACCTTGAACATATCGGTACTGGTACTAATCTCCGACCATTTTAAAGAGTAGCTCGGCTTGACAATGGGCGTACAAGTAACGGGATAATTTTGGCTCCAAGCCTTGAATGAAAGGAAAAGTATTAAGAACCTTAGCGATGTAATGAAATACCTTTGGGAGTGTACCTTCATAGTGAATTATATTATTGCTTTTTTGATACCAAAGCATCAAAAAGTGTGGATGTTTATTTTTTTAAGACCTTGACTTTCGGACTTAGGGACTGCGTAAACCGATATGCATAGGCCAAATTAGTGGTTAATTCTTTAAATGAAGATGGATTAAATCCCTCCTTCCTTTGAGCGTCAGCCAGACTTTGTTTGTCTAAATAAATGATGTTCAAAGTCAAGTTATGCTTCTTTTGAATGGAATAAGTCAAGCCCACTCGACCACTAAGGATATTATTGGTTACAGCACCTTGTGCCAAAGAACTGCTATACATCAAACCCACCATCGCATTTAATTCATTGGCAAAGCCCTTGCTCAAGGTCAGGGAAGGCCCCCACATGAAATCATTGAAGGCGGCCACCTCATTTTTACTCACATTCATTGCTGCGGCCAAATTAAGTTTTTGGCTCTTGATGCCATAGCCATAATTGGCTGAAAGATTATAGAGTTTCGCAGCATTATTTTGCCCTCCCTGCTGGTCATTGCCATTTTGATAAATCAAATTAATAGCCAAATTATTGATAATATCATCCGATGCCGATGGCAAAGCAAAGTTCATCATCGCCGTGATATTTTGATTGATTTGTCTGAAATTCAGCGTATCAAGGGCATCATAGGGTGTAATTTGGGTCAGATATTCAAAACTTGAACGAAGATTTGAATAGCTCAAAAAGTTAGAATAGGAGAAATTCAAACTTGTTTTCTCGGAGGGTTGGAGAGCCACATTGGCCATCCCGACGAATCGACTTAGGGTTTGTAATTTATCTTTCGTTAAATTATCTCTTTGCAAACCTACATTGCCATTAATAGAGATTTTCCCGTTTTGAAATTGCGAAGCCACTTTTGCCGTAATATTTTCCAAGTTATTGGTAAAGTAATAGGCCCCCAAGGTACGGTATTCTGGGTCGACTCGGTTATATTCTACCCCACTCGTAAACCCCTTGCCTTTATAATCCATTCCCAAACGAATGGCTTTGTTATAAGTCGTCGAAGCATTGAGGGGCAATAAACCCACATAAGAATTAAAAAATGTTTTTTTTCTGGCACCTTCCATTCCCCGTATGTCAGTCGTCATGCCCGAAAAAGCAATTTCTGACTGAATACTGAGTTTTTTGCCAATCCCCTTTTTGAGTTTGAGCGACGTAGCTACATTGGCCTGTGGAAAAATGCGTTGGGCATCCAACGAATACGGCAAAGAATTATAACGGTCTTTGGCGGTAAATAAAATAAGCTCAGCCGCATCATTTTCTTTTTTTACGCCCAGCATTACACCCACACCAAAACGTTTAAAAGAAGGCTGGTTGTTACGAACGGTGAAAGCAGTATCCAGTCGAGTCGCCTTTTTTAAATTTCCAAGCATTAAACTTACGTAAAACTGAGCCTTTGAGGCATCTTTACTTTTAGGTTTATACTCCACCCCAATACCATCGTAGCGATGAGCCGCCAGCGTATAAGGAGAAAAATTCAAGGCACAAGTACCGATATGCAACGTCCAACCTTTGTAAGTGGGTTTTAAAACCAGTCGATTAAAAGGTTGAGTAAAACGGTAATTTCTATCAAAAGGATGAGCAAATTGTACATTCTGGTTAGAAAAGCTAAACTGCACAGGCATTTTGATTTTACCCAAAATATCCAAAGTCAGATTACCGCTGTACAAAAAGTTCAATGGTACTTGTCGATCAGCAATGCCCCAAGCATTGTAGTAGCTATGATTGGCCGTGATACCCCCATTGACTTTGATACCGCCGTTAAAAAGGTCTTTCACTCGAAAGTTCTTTAACTTTTCCAAGTCTTGGGCTTGGCTTTTTTGAAGGCCAATAACTACAAAAACTAAGATATTGAATAGTATGACGATCTTCTTCATATTTTACTCCTCCATCGGGGTGGTCATGGTTGTGGGTGGCTAATCAATAATGGCAATCCTTGTTTGGTTGACGGAATCTTCACTTCTGACAATGAGGAGGTAATTATCCGACTTCACTTTCACATCCATTTCAAATACATGCTGTAGTTTGGCCTCGCTTAAGGTTGTTTGATAGACTGTTTGTCCTGAAGATGCCCTCACTAAACTCACTTCAATAGGCTTTGCTCGAATCAAATCTACTGTAACGCTAAACTTTCCATAATTAGGATTCGGCAAAACAACCACCTTACTAATAAGTTTAGCTTTATCATAGCCTAATTTAGGGTCAGTTTTATCAACATCTTCGGGTTTGAAAACCTCAATATCATGTTTAACAAGAGCGATACAATCTCCCAGAAAGGCTTGCATCTGAACTACATATTTGCCATCATTGACAAAAGCAAACTTGATGCGTTTGATGTTTTCCTCCATCTTGTCAGCTTCGGCTGGTAATGTCCAAATCACCTTATCAGGAATTGGTTTGGTTATATCCATTGCTACGACTTCGTCTCCCACAAAAACCTGTACTGGCAATAAAAAATCTGCATCCAAAGCCTTGTCATTATTGACGAGCTCATAGGCAGCTTTCACTTCACAGCCTGACGCATTTTTAACCGACACACTGTATTTGCCCGCCACTGAAGTGGTTAAGGACTGGTGGTCTTGGCTGAGTTGCATATTTTCTTGTAAAGCCAGCTCTTTCAATGGGATTGCTGTGCCATTAAAATACCACTGAACGATCTGATTGGGGTTATTAGCATTGAGTATCAACTGCTGTCCCTTACAGACTTTTTCGGGTAAATAAGAGCTAAAATCAATCGCATTGAGTTGGGCTGGAACAGGAACTTTGACCGAGGTTTGGAGCTGACAACCATTGGCATCTTGCAATCGAATAGAATAAGTCCCCGAAGTAAGATTATCAAAAACAAATGCATCAATCGTCGATGGATTTACCATCGAAAGAACTTCATTCAATTGAGTTTTGTAAGGCGGAGTACCTCCTTTCATCGAAATGGTAATGGCTCCATTGGCATCTCCCACACAAGCAGGGGTGACCACTTTCTCTTCCGTCGCACGCAAAGCAGTTGGCCACTTCAGTACCACACTTTTGATTGTATCTTCGCATTGTTTGGCATCCAATACCTTGAATGTATATTCA
This region of Emticicia oligotrophica DSM 17448 genomic DNA includes:
- a CDS encoding fibronectin type III domain-containing protein — its product is MKVHSQRYFITSLRFLILFLSFKAWSQNYPVTCTPIVKPSYSLKWSEISTSTDMFKVHLLLKDLTKPSVDVYLKIRLSGVGIDIRTVDGFIPNQTLTLIPGQPRMLTTSDLAEYFNISNLVVDGVDISALYNGGRLPEGLYTWTVEAYEVDRNRQVSNTGMALMNVFKNYPPIINIPQDGAILPVTTPQNVLFSWTSRSTASLNAAQGKTYKLRIYPLSGDDDPNVVANSGIQPIEITTTNPYFNYGAGNIPLEKGKRYAVQVQERDANGADEYENEGKSQVVTFSYGKPCVAPEGMVINPIGKGRVQITCEATAEDAETYPITAWYKQEGTTVWNSLPLNNNNAVISGLKDKTEYEFKLSSACGDNTNTMTALSAGDLLPSGDASTDPVTFKIDDSEFDEEVEELDPAILDPYTIGVTLNADGTTRPVETLEGIFNKIIKPKCVTDADAYAECSPEHPKPRAITGTIELDALAIGDVLGIYDYAVLVTATNGSSPFSGKGLVRLPFLENTFMAVEFAGIKAKKGEAGTQGGCVYEVGDYFRTRPISQADLQNEQVRTIADIIKLTEPIVFHGDLEVAIKKYQEKGDEIAIKGTATPQEKQDLLTYTKGVEVAIGTWKEKFSEVFGSGKTDPKIAEILGDMTAILTQLNADKQTIEFGTSYPTIPALKAKVDVIIEKIKALQQENTPKPPKIQNVLATNIGYNDATLTWQGDPRFTKYVISYKTADGGELIETVTGNRLHLKNLLQKSKYGFTIEGYVGDKMVDKYGIGLFDTQKSSNPTPTNVRYSLQSDGTVLLEWDYPKEYGYTIDVTIKDKNGNEKHYFVRSNDTKVNIGKLISGDIYSYSIYVPKYDTSVNGIIDIKCGRFILTSSSNTIELGQSVTLTASGCPNDDVEWSDTPYINLRGKKYTAKPSGERTYTAYCKTLDCSKSVTISVTSTDCSDISFKINDPIYEYGSFWQANFTVSGCEGGNVYWDACEKCTPTYDYQNNNFEINGLGTTPITFYAKCVKNVNGVIKTCYDNYLLKSSKDCIFENLEITSTSKKIIKGTSLPLTIVGCSNGTIKWEHSGQSNRQLVVSPSEKTNYAVTCTPNESKCNTVRAVIKIDVIELDCNKFVISPFNEIFENTDPVTLKASECLGTLTWSNGSTGTSISVIPTTEAQKYSITCKIDETRQCSASSTVTFVPPNCNNFKVSSKQDSYNNVALSAIGCSGEVKWDKGLGNGATIEIKSLDATTTYTATCSTTKCAKAITVFIAPKAVQCPTFTISPYSVTADKYSNVTFTANNCTGTIKWDTGETTNTITVKAQTEKTYKATCEADGFTNIQCAVVKPSFILKPCTNDFKLSASDYYYTESDTKPITLSTSGNCSGTVSFSSGSNLVRPSSNSTYYAICDDGTNYCTSNAVAINVLTCNNIVNREGNFYYEIKDNFDKTKKIVTVHNCVGQVIWGGRLQSSYTFEVNIPAELTTYSLSCTRPQCSKSITLEGFCEDFTATIVDPSSVSAIGSSEKKTIFYNRLNQSRTIFTVGCPVENLTWKDMDGNIIYDGSIISDKDYIRAFCRINNSDCVRTINLMSPPSSANARTITQQTTATPIVDNSITYAAIIADESAAAECTTCNSCNIALNKGMSIFLKPLISDIITQTAVGKDANGNYTTASVKEFLEQLIKTLKTNPKLNTLVFPTDLTTLAQGFVNDKSIENLVQQLTISITGNVCTSEFNFNILPTYSTVANTLLPLAIPPLTLTATTTNASCDLNNGSVKLSATGGTPPYQYSKDGTTFQSSDTFEALVVGKYTFYVKDAKEEKGNTSVTIEEKAFEAPPQEIELTIIPLGNARTNNSANELLTNSRANITVNGLYIAPDGRAVRLPAGAVPIQLRFTGTWGLPPAGTLQGFKWNGSIYFAEIRGYINQSFVGYRKVPLCPEVYLKDIYETTSGETDAFYFKKFKDANGCGIQKISVKYTFNPTGDQSLIKISPDIAGDIAEKAYYTDQNACNPTNYVNKDGFKNNNTSLSADKAENLNKLTNTLNSKLGELLKVTLVAVNSADIEKMKIEAQEKGLQTLEVFEFEGVYLFAFGGGEIGTCEKDYITRKMKDVQSSDSFKTLGKWDKIIASTSTYYYNWFFAILKCRVAKEKYYTCTKDATNKETCTLKAGASEAEAFVAGFVHSVIEDLDFVEMASGIITMAKAATTSIATEYLNYPKELYEVYQKAPSTWSGEDIYKIIPPVKPTKESVEFVSNAISFFYSYYITDANYWTSGELTAMVAPAVITGGLYLAKKLPQITSKLAGRLASKVAGLGENLNIVALFKAGKKIDYDDIGDIEQIVVKQADEQIENIYEKVDDKLVKICGSCLAQNTAVFGTNATLENLQPLATVQTLEKDGSIGTRNVWGKTSKKVAEITKIWFNGEVIKSTTEHEFIGKTGKVMASAIRKGTLLFSLALQSFVPVDSAFIVKEPTIVEGLMLDGVEAYGVGAMGIATAPSNGWCVKGLDLVGHMKFNDWVIKNKTTLKYGTKVGDDAAEAIADALTKKLDDLGVNKTKTIIETLEDSQGRMTFVIKTDGVTHDLVTIQKNIRGEHSIDTYSRAYNPNANTNIDVGVSSNRLVPDYTKDMAGNPSNRYLYPQNLLPQGKSPVVRIKMSGKRRGTDGDFHRANIEAGLTGLDAPTDYVWHHFDDFEVDVNGDVWCTMQLVRSDVHTGISGMAHSGSVAQWKSYFIDSSNAPNNLWYNQ